Proteins from a genomic interval of Pseudodesulfovibrio alkaliphilus:
- a CDS encoding helix-turn-helix transcriptional regulator gives MKGATTQSQPPANIQTQTIEIQNEIRMTVQRGIGGAQVKYEPTEQTSHMIEIGFNLGGPIQSVLYSDNRAQAQVSNHGQAHIAFYPGCSGLAQYCKGQPVCYLSFIISISLFEYYFDTLIMYVKEQMQERKSLCHTIFSPITADMKFVLQQMMLCPVQNKAKGLFYEGKALELVSYLRQTTNKERSCLKLTLTDEDREKMWEAKSILDDSIESPPSVQQLSQLIGVNEFKLKNGFRLVHGITPYRYLADQRLEKARNLLCEQKMNVSEVAFEVGYSSLSHFSKIFRSKYGVSPHEYMSNAGNI, from the coding sequence ATGAAGGGCGCGACAACACAATCTCAACCGCCAGCCAACATCCAGACTCAAACCATAGAAATCCAGAACGAGATCCGCATGACCGTCCAAAGAGGCATCGGCGGTGCCCAAGTCAAATATGAACCGACCGAACAAACAAGTCACATGATTGAAATAGGTTTCAATCTGGGCGGCCCGATCCAGAGCGTTCTCTACTCGGACAACAGGGCCCAAGCCCAAGTCTCCAACCACGGACAGGCTCATATCGCCTTTTATCCCGGGTGCTCGGGGCTGGCCCAATACTGCAAGGGACAGCCTGTATGCTACCTCTCCTTCATTATTTCGATATCCTTATTCGAGTACTATTTTGACACATTGATCATGTACGTAAAAGAGCAAATGCAAGAGAGGAAATCCCTGTGCCACACGATATTCAGCCCGATAACGGCGGACATGAAATTCGTTCTGCAACAGATGATGCTCTGCCCCGTCCAGAACAAGGCAAAAGGACTCTTTTATGAAGGCAAAGCTCTCGAGCTTGTTTCCTATTTGCGCCAAACAACTAACAAAGAACGGTCATGCCTCAAACTGACCCTGACCGACGAGGACCGCGAAAAAATGTGGGAGGCCAAATCAATTCTGGACGACAGCATTGAATCCCCTCCGTCGGTCCAACAATTGTCACAGCTTATCGGGGTAAATGAATTCAAGTTGAAAAACGGATTCCGGCTGGTTCATGGCATAACACCCTATCGCTATCTGGCGGATCAGCGTCTGGAAAAGGCAAGGAACCTCTTGTGCGAACAGAAAATGAACGTATCTGAAGTTGCTTTCGAAGTCGGCTATTCAAGCCTCAGTCACTTTTCAAAAATCTTTCGCAGCAAGTATGGCGTGAGTCCGCATGAGTACATGTCCAACGCCGGAAACATCTGA